Proteins from one Epinephelus moara isolate mb chromosome 1, YSFRI_EMoa_1.0, whole genome shotgun sequence genomic window:
- the LOC126393176 gene encoding low choriolytic enzyme-like encodes MTPVLFFLLFLSLTAIPSGASEDGPQTEESLDVSEIIARANADLKTPLTHGDIVPNLQRNADPCVTRGCMWPKRGSYVIVPVYISSRYTREERNIIIRGLLTFHRSTCIRFVWRRYWHRHYLYFYSGSGCWSYLGRQQRGQLVSLRKNGCLYTDIVQHEVLHALGFHHEHVRSDRDQYVAILTQNILPGREHNFDQEDTNNLGTPYDFNSVMQYSKYAFSKNRKPTIVSKGNPNLNFGHATQMSANDIARVNALYSCPR; translated from the exons ATGActccagttttgtttttcctcctcttcctctcattGACAGCCATTCCTTCG GGTGCTTCTGAGGATGGACCTCAAACCG aGGAGTCTTTGGATGTCTCTGAAATCATCGCCAGAGCTAATGCTGACCTAA AAACGCCCCTGACACACGGCGACATTGTGCCAAATTTACAAAGGAATGCAGATCCCTGTGTGACCAGAGGCTGCATGTGGCCCAAACGTGGAAGCTACGTCATAGTGCCTGTCTACATCTCCTCCAGATACA CCAGAGAGGAGCGCAACATCATCATCAGAGGCCTGCTGACATTCCACAGATCCACCTGTATTCGCTTTGTCTGGAGGCGCTACTGGCATAGGCATTACCTGTACTTCTACTCTGGATCTGG GTGTTGGTCCTACCTGGGCCGTCAACAACGAGGACAGCTGGTCTCCCTGAGGAAAAACGGTTGTTTGTACACAGACATAGTGCAGCACGAGGTTCTTCATGCTCTGGGCTTCCACCACGAGCACGTCCGCTCCGACAGAGACCAATACGTCGCCATCCTCACCCAGAACATTCTGCCAG GAAGGGAACACAACTTTGATCAGGAGGACACTAACAACTTGGGTACTCCTTACGACTTCAACTCTGTCATGCAATACAGCAA ATACGCCTTCTCCAAAAACAGGAAGCCAACCATCGTCTCTAAGGGCAACCCTAACCTTAACTTTGGGCATGCCACACAGATGAGCGCCAATGACATCGCCCGCGTCAACGCGCTTTACAGTTGCC CACGTTAA